In one window of Erythrolamprus reginae isolate rEryReg1 chromosome 1, rEryReg1.hap1, whole genome shotgun sequence DNA:
- the LOC139156644 gene encoding uncharacterized protein isoform X1 — translation MEQKGENSMSQEISTLPLKESPEPVWKVCFKIIDWVPPLRFLLRWLRRGCSWLRCLFAVKPRDAKNRQPAAKRLGVVAQVLFAIIPIQVQLALGFLHGMCQSIEIEETLTSPVSPSIRRSKRKKEEDVVLDEPRCWIETILKDLPDNEDSEDPSFEPSKSESETDSEEYKSQNDTEGDLEYEEKDGLVMLKEDPSLPQGQTGEGTAAEAPQTADAREKLETPPTSGDDDKYPAHCLLTNNAICSLKSLRSTDIMIASIQDNNTVDSNDSEDVWTKVSGLE, via the exons GAAATTTCTACACTTCCCCTCAAAGAAAGCCCAGAACCCGTCTGGAAagtatgttttaaaataatagaCTGGGTCCCACCACTGAGATTTCTG CTACGATGGCTACGCAGGGGATGTTCCTGGCTTCGCTGCCTGTTTGCAGTGAAACCTCGTGACGCCAAAAATCGCCAGCCGGCCGCGAAGCGCCTAGGTGTGGTGGCTCAGGTCCTCTTTGCCATCATCCCAATCCAAGTTCAGTTGGCCCTTGGCTTTTTACATGGCATGTGCCAGAGCATTGAAATTGAAG AGACGTTGACTTCGCCTGTCTCCCCTTCTATCAGAAGGagtaaaaggaagaaggaagaagatgtCGTTCTGGATGAGCCCCGGTGCTGGATAGAAACAATCCTGAAAGATCTACCAGATAATGAAGATTCAGAAGATCCCTCCTTTGAG CCCAGCAAATCAGAAAGCGAAACTGACAGTGAGGAATATAAGTCGCAGAACGACACCGAGGGTGATCTGGAATATGAGGAGAAGGATGGTTTGGTGATGCTGAAGGAAGACCCAAGTTTACCG CAGGGCCAAACTGGAGAAGGCACTGCAGCAGAAGCGCCCCAAACAGCAGATGCTAGAGAAAAACTAGAGACACCACCAACATCTGGGGATGACGACAAATACCCCGCGCATTGTCTTTTGACAAACAATGCCATCTGCTCCCTAAAGAGCTTGAGAAGCACAGACATCATGATCGCATCCATCCAAGACAACAACACGGTTGATAGCAATGACTCTGAAGACGTTTGGACCAAAGTCAGTGGGCTCG
- the LOC139156644 gene encoding uncharacterized protein isoform X2: protein MEQKGENSMSQEISTLPLKESPEPVWKVCFKIIDWVPPLRFLLRWLRRGCSWLRCLFAVKPRDAKNRQPAAKRLGVVAQVLFAIIPIQVQLALGFLHGMCQSIEIEETLTSPVSPSIRRSKRKKEEDVVLDEPRCWIETILKDLPDNEDSEDPSFEPSKSESETDSEEYKSQNDTEGDLEYEEKDGLVMLKEDPSLPGQTGEGTAAEAPQTADAREKLETPPTSGDDDKYPAHCLLTNNAICSLKSLRSTDIMIASIQDNNTVDSNDSEDVWTKVSGLE, encoded by the exons GAAATTTCTACACTTCCCCTCAAAGAAAGCCCAGAACCCGTCTGGAAagtatgttttaaaataatagaCTGGGTCCCACCACTGAGATTTCTG CTACGATGGCTACGCAGGGGATGTTCCTGGCTTCGCTGCCTGTTTGCAGTGAAACCTCGTGACGCCAAAAATCGCCAGCCGGCCGCGAAGCGCCTAGGTGTGGTGGCTCAGGTCCTCTTTGCCATCATCCCAATCCAAGTTCAGTTGGCCCTTGGCTTTTTACATGGCATGTGCCAGAGCATTGAAATTGAAG AGACGTTGACTTCGCCTGTCTCCCCTTCTATCAGAAGGagtaaaaggaagaaggaagaagatgtCGTTCTGGATGAGCCCCGGTGCTGGATAGAAACAATCCTGAAAGATCTACCAGATAATGAAGATTCAGAAGATCCCTCCTTTGAG CCCAGCAAATCAGAAAGCGAAACTGACAGTGAGGAATATAAGTCGCAGAACGACACCGAGGGTGATCTGGAATATGAGGAGAAGGATGGTTTGGTGATGCTGAAGGAAGACCCAAGTTTACCG GGCCAAACTGGAGAAGGCACTGCAGCAGAAGCGCCCCAAACAGCAGATGCTAGAGAAAAACTAGAGACACCACCAACATCTGGGGATGACGACAAATACCCCGCGCATTGTCTTTTGACAAACAATGCCATCTGCTCCCTAAAGAGCTTGAGAAGCACAGACATCATGATCGCATCCATCCAAGACAACAACACGGTTGATAGCAATGACTCTGAAGACGTTTGGACCAAAGTCAGTGGGCTCG